In a genomic window of Dyadobacter fermentans DSM 18053:
- a CDS encoding AAA family ATPase, with amino-acid sequence MIPKRLKIKGLYSYQTEQEIDFDPLTDASLFGIFGSVGSGKSSILEAITFALYGDTERLNKSGDDRTYNMMNLRSDDLLIDFECIAGKNADRYRFTVRGKRNSKNFKDVKTFERKGYIWQEEDWVPLAENESTESIIGLSYDNFRRTIIIPQGRFQEFIELKDAERTRMMKELFQLEKYDLSRNVGSLSNRNNLALSNVDGQLMGLGEVTQEMLAESEQRLEQIRLQIQQVSAELNVQTELESNLQKLKLAGEKTQMLQNRLATLDSQRAAMQEREAALKTFETCSLHFKSIFDQKNNLLTAIARDERISSANQAKLTELAALLEKQQETLQMLKPRFEKREELLATAEELEKVIRIIEHSQSVIKRKDALQRGEEHLKERENAIELQKQQKQELEAANEQRKAGLGDVLEMGLVKSWFVKTDDLMADRQSIKTEAETLAAEIKTLTEGLTQRLQEITGEFGIPFDGEMLLENFQKRITSYLETCETDRRELNRQLLHINTRVALHRYAGNLEDGAPCPLCGSLHHPEVLIADGALSAETAAIEKRLNALDEKERLLRKLQSPIERVFNQIENLERQKTSIKQRYADAQAKLKAHDEGFAWPAFNKADREGFDKRFAESSRVQGEIKAGETILKGLTAQIEAALTEKAEKIEKPLQVLKDEILRFENTVQTLSEQLSRVSLADFANADKADISLKINALRTDYTQLSAAFADAEKQADALEKERNTLSGSQAAMLTALEGNRAELVAVQVKIDEQLTAYAFESEAQVAEILQKPLRIETERQAIDEFRLALETTNAELKNMLEDHAGEQYDAARHEEVIALKIALTENLNAQRKEEGNIGGRLKQMAEDLAKKAALLAEKARLQLRKEHLDDLAKLFRSSGFVDYASSIYLQNLIQAANHRFHQMTHQQLHLELGEGNSFWVRDLLNGGHMRLLKTLSGGQKFQAALSLALALADHIHVRNESKHNFFFLDEGFGSLDKNALQTVFETLKSLRKENRIVGIISHVEDLQQEIQTYLRITESEEGSRIVPSWK; translated from the coding sequence ATGATTCCCAAGCGCTTAAAAATAAAAGGACTTTACTCTTACCAGACCGAGCAGGAAATTGATTTCGATCCATTGACGGACGCATCCCTGTTTGGCATCTTCGGCTCGGTGGGAAGCGGGAAATCGTCCATTCTCGAAGCAATCACATTTGCATTGTACGGCGATACAGAGCGGCTCAACAAATCGGGCGACGACCGGACGTACAACATGATGAACCTGCGGTCGGACGATCTGCTGATCGATTTTGAATGCATTGCAGGCAAAAATGCGGACCGTTACCGGTTTACCGTGCGCGGAAAACGGAACAGCAAGAATTTCAAGGATGTAAAGACATTTGAAAGAAAGGGCTACATATGGCAGGAAGAGGACTGGGTGCCGCTCGCGGAAAATGAATCGACCGAAAGCATTATCGGCCTCAGTTATGACAACTTCCGCCGGACCATCATCATCCCGCAAGGCCGCTTCCAGGAATTCATCGAGCTGAAAGACGCCGAGCGGACGCGGATGATGAAAGAGCTTTTCCAGCTCGAAAAATACGACCTCAGCCGCAATGTGGGTTCGCTGAGTAACCGCAATAACCTGGCATTGTCCAATGTGGACGGCCAGTTAATGGGCCTCGGCGAAGTAACGCAGGAAATGCTTGCCGAAAGCGAACAGCGGTTGGAGCAGATCAGGCTGCAAATTCAGCAGGTTAGCGCCGAACTGAACGTGCAGACGGAGCTGGAAAGTAATTTGCAAAAGCTCAAACTCGCAGGCGAAAAGACCCAAATGCTCCAAAACCGGCTCGCTACGCTGGATTCCCAACGAGCGGCAATGCAGGAACGCGAGGCGGCATTAAAGACTTTTGAAACCTGTTCCCTGCATTTTAAATCGATTTTTGACCAGAAAAACAACCTGCTGACAGCCATCGCACGCGACGAACGCATTTCATCCGCGAACCAGGCGAAGCTGACCGAACTGGCCGCTTTACTCGAAAAGCAGCAGGAGACATTGCAAATGCTTAAACCGCGCTTTGAAAAGCGCGAGGAACTGCTCGCCACCGCCGAGGAATTGGAAAAGGTCATCCGCATTATCGAACATTCACAATCGGTTATCAAACGGAAAGACGCATTACAGCGGGGTGAGGAGCATTTGAAGGAACGGGAAAACGCTATTGAGCTGCAAAAACAACAAAAGCAGGAGCTGGAAGCCGCAAACGAACAACGCAAGGCCGGACTGGGCGACGTGCTCGAAATGGGGCTGGTGAAGTCGTGGTTTGTGAAAACAGACGATCTGATGGCGGATCGCCAGTCGATCAAAACAGAGGCGGAGACGCTTGCGGCGGAGATCAAAACGCTGACGGAAGGCCTCACGCAGCGCTTGCAGGAGATTACCGGCGAATTCGGAATTCCGTTTGATGGTGAAATGCTGTTGGAAAATTTTCAAAAGCGCATTACTAGTTATTTGGAGACTTGTGAAACTGACCGGAGGGAATTGAACCGGCAGTTGTTGCATATCAATACCCGCGTTGCCTTGCATCGATATGCGGGTAACCTGGAAGACGGAGCCCCCTGCCCGCTCTGTGGCTCGCTGCATCATCCCGAGGTGCTCATCGCCGACGGTGCATTGTCCGCGGAAACAGCGGCGATCGAGAAGCGGTTGAATGCATTGGACGAAAAAGAGCGGTTGCTGAGGAAGCTGCAATCGCCGATCGAGCGTGTTTTTAACCAGATCGAAAATCTTGAGAGACAGAAAACATCGATCAAACAACGCTATGCCGACGCGCAGGCGAAATTAAAGGCCCACGATGAAGGATTTGCGTGGCCAGCATTCAACAAAGCCGATCGCGAGGGTTTCGACAAACGTTTCGCGGAAAGCAGCCGCGTGCAGGGCGAAATCAAGGCAGGAGAAACGATTTTAAAAGGTTTAACGGCGCAAATAGAAGCTGCATTGACCGAAAAAGCCGAGAAAATCGAAAAGCCGCTCCAAGTGTTGAAAGATGAGATCTTAAGATTTGAAAATACCGTACAAACGCTTTCGGAGCAGCTGTCGAGGGTGAGCCTGGCGGATTTCGCAAATGCCGACAAGGCGGATATTTCACTCAAAATCAATGCATTAAGAACCGATTACACGCAGCTCTCGGCGGCATTCGCGGACGCTGAAAAGCAGGCCGACGCGCTGGAAAAAGAGCGGAATACGCTTTCAGGCAGCCAGGCTGCAATGCTTACCGCATTGGAAGGAAACCGGGCCGAACTGGTGGCCGTGCAGGTAAAAATTGATGAACAACTGACCGCCTACGCATTCGAATCGGAGGCGCAGGTGGCGGAAATATTGCAAAAGCCGCTCCGGATCGAAACCGAACGGCAGGCGATCGACGAGTTCAGACTGGCATTGGAAACGACGAATGCCGAGCTGAAAAACATGCTGGAAGACCATGCCGGCGAACAATACGACGCGGCCAGGCACGAGGAAGTTATCGCATTAAAAATTGCATTGACCGAAAACCTGAATGCGCAGCGGAAAGAGGAAGGCAATATTGGCGGCAGGCTGAAACAAATGGCGGAGGACCTGGCTAAAAAAGCGGCATTACTTGCCGAAAAAGCCCGTTTGCAGCTCAGGAAGGAACATCTGGACGATCTGGCGAAGCTCTTCCGGTCCAGCGGTTTTGTGGATTATGCATCGAGCATTTATCTGCAAAACCTCATCCAGGCCGCCAACCACCGTTTCCATCAGATGACCCACCAGCAGCTGCACCTCGAACTTGGCGAAGGTAACAGCTTTTGGGTCAGGGACTTGCTCAACGGCGGACACATGCGGCTGCTGAAAACGCTTTCCGGCGGGCAGAAATTCCAGGCTGCACTGTCGCTCGCGCTGGCGCTGGCCGACCATATTCACGTCAGAAACGAGTCGAAACACAACTTCTTTTTCCTGGACGAGGGTTTTGGATCGCTGGACAAAAACGCATTGCAAACCGTTTTCGAAACGCTCAAATCGCTGAGAAAGGAGAACCGAATCGTGGGGATCATCAGTCACGTGGAGGACCTGCAACAGGAGATCCAGACGTACCTGCGCATTACCGAAAGCGAAGAAGGCAGCCGGATCGTACCGAGCTGGAAATGA
- a CDS encoding GH3 auxin-responsive promoter family protein — MKLVNDMTVWFMKRRFERIEQFMKYPIETQQRIFSELIETARYTEWGSRYNYAQIKSVQEFQEQVPVSAYEQLYPYIERVLKGEPNVLWPSQIEWFSKSSGTTNARSKFLPVSPEALEECHYEGGKDMMTLLINNRPDTRVFDGKGLSIGGTLHANPFDDYTQIGDVSAVIMQNLPSWAEFMRTPPLEVALMDHWESKLDKMASICSQENVTSILGVPTWTIVLLDQILERTGKKNMLEVWPDFEVFVHGAVSFEPYRDLFMTKYFPSDQVLYLETYSASEGFFAIQDDVNRVGEMLLMLDYGIFYEFIPIEELGKEHPKALLLNEVEVGKNYAMVISTNAGLWRYLIGDTVKFTSVYPFRVKVSGRTKHFINAFGEEVIVENADHAIKVAAHQTDALVANYTAGPVYMGDGSRGCHEWIIEFTREPADREAFVQVLDNALREVNSDYDAKRYKDMALTRPQVHFAPAGTFYAWMGRKHKLGGQNKVPRLSNTREYLDDLLASL; from the coding sequence ATGAAGCTGGTAAACGATATGACTGTCTGGTTTATGAAGCGGCGCTTCGAACGGATCGAACAGTTTATGAAGTACCCAATTGAAACCCAGCAGCGTATATTTTCCGAACTGATCGAAACGGCCCGCTACACCGAATGGGGCAGCCGCTACAACTACGCGCAGATCAAATCCGTTCAGGAGTTCCAGGAACAGGTGCCTGTTTCGGCCTATGAGCAATTGTACCCGTACATTGAGCGGGTTTTGAAGGGAGAACCGAATGTGCTCTGGCCGTCGCAGATCGAATGGTTTTCAAAATCGTCGGGCACCACCAATGCAAGAAGCAAATTCCTGCCCGTTTCCCCCGAAGCACTCGAAGAATGCCACTACGAAGGTGGCAAGGACATGATGACGCTGCTCATTAACAACCGGCCGGACACGCGTGTGTTCGACGGGAAGGGGCTATCCATCGGCGGTACTTTACATGCCAATCCTTTTGACGATTACACGCAGATCGGCGATGTGTCGGCGGTAATTATGCAGAACCTGCCTTCATGGGCGGAATTCATGCGCACGCCGCCCCTGGAAGTGGCCCTGATGGACCACTGGGAAAGCAAGCTGGACAAAATGGCTTCGATTTGCTCGCAGGAGAACGTGACGAGCATTCTCGGCGTGCCTACCTGGACAATCGTGCTGCTCGACCAGATCCTCGAACGCACCGGCAAGAAGAATATGCTAGAAGTATGGCCCGATTTTGAGGTTTTCGTGCACGGCGCGGTGTCATTCGAGCCCTACCGTGACCTGTTCATGACCAAGTATTTCCCTTCCGACCAGGTGCTATACCTCGAAACATACAGTGCATCGGAAGGCTTTTTCGCGATTCAGGACGATGTCAACCGGGTCGGTGAAATGCTGCTTATGCTCGACTACGGCATTTTTTACGAATTCATACCCATTGAAGAACTGGGCAAAGAGCATCCGAAAGCGCTGTTGCTGAATGAAGTGGAAGTTGGGAAAAACTACGCGATGGTGATCTCGACCAATGCCGGCCTCTGGCGCTATCTGATCGGCGATACCGTGAAATTTACGTCGGTTTACCCCTTCCGCGTGAAGGTAAGCGGGCGTACGAAGCACTTTATCAACGCATTCGGGGAAGAAGTGATCGTCGAAAACGCCGACCACGCCATTAAGGTAGCGGCGCACCAAACGGATGCATTGGTAGCGAATTATACAGCTGGTCCCGTGTACATGGGCGACGGCTCGCGCGGCTGCCACGAATGGATCATCGAATTCACGAGGGAGCCGGCCGACCGCGAGGCGTTCGTGCAGGTGCTGGACAATGCATTGCGCGAGGTGAATTCGGATTATGATGCCAAACGCTATAAAGACATGGCGCTCACCCGCCCGCAGGTCCATTTTGCCCCGGCCGGCACATTCTACGCCTGGATGGGCAGGAAGCACAAGCTGGGCGGCCAGAACAAAGTGCCGCGGTTGAGCAATACCCGCGAATACCTGGATGATCTGCTGGCCAGTTTGTAG